Proteins from one Hyperolius riggenbachi isolate aHypRig1 chromosome 2, aHypRig1.pri, whole genome shotgun sequence genomic window:
- the LOC137544746 gene encoding protein kinase C theta type-like has protein sequence MLRCCKRRRKLNLRLEVQQPSAQPATATPGPTPPARRSRAHAAVRSIRAFLGRLFRCCRPAPSTGRSSGAQEYLISDDFGHVEEGVAGNPAPEYQISVISPYVVEAEEAGDSGHVVEVVAGDPAPGYQLSDASPRVHLVEENEEADVSGYVVEEVAGTPAPGNQLSDASPHVDVEEEEAGPSGIQTIRTPLTVDSFKFHQFLGHGAFGKVYLASHRASDQQLAIKMVRKRAFLKKDPEVIFRESQALKTLKKGPFITQLYGTFQSEDYLYFAMEYLSGGDLCKLIDDADVPFDITTLRLFAAQMVIGLEYIHSKGIIHRDIKPENILLDGVGKIKIADFGLAAQNVFGNAMTKGCKGTLFYMAPEVFLEMDYNHTVDYFSMGIVLFIMASFRYPFLKNEEDRFDFDLRSSICCTSPDYTAEMDIMLKDFLKKLLCKSQIRREKLVKNLREEPLFIQIDWKDVESGEARPPFHVEPPQEKPRDTLTVFEITYSEAKRKPRLRAEQQQLFKSFSFASEGW, from the exons atgttgcgctgctgtaaaaggcgaCGCAAActgaacctcaggcttgaggttcagcagccttcagcacagcctgcgaCTGCTACCCCAGGGCCCACACCACCGGCTAGGAGGAGCAGAGCCCACGCAGCTGTGCGTTCcatcagggctttcttgggcagacttttccgctgctgtagacctgcccctTCTACCGGGCGTTCTTCAGGAGCACAGGAATATCTGATATCggatgatttcggtcatgtggaggagggagtagctggGAACCCAGCGCCGGaatatcagatatcggttatttcaccttacGTGGTGGAAGCGGAAGAAGCTG gtgattctggtcatgtggtggaggtagTAGCTGGGGATCCAGCGCCAGGAtaccagttgtcggatgcttcacctCGTGTGCATCTGGTGGAGGAGAATGAAGAAGCTGATGTTTCtggttatgtggtggaggaagtagctgggactcCAGCGCCAGGAAATCAGCTGTCTGATGcttcacctcatgtggatgtggaggaggaagaagctg gcccgagtggaatccagaccatcaggacGCCACTGACTGTGGACAGCTTCAAGTTCCATCAATTTCTCGGACATGGGGCATTTGGCAAG gtttaccttgcttcccatCGAGCCAGTgaccaacagctggccatcaAGATGGTCAGGAAAAGAGCATTCCTGAAGAAAGACCCCGAGGTCATCTTTAGGGAGAGTCAGGCCTTGAAGACCCTTAAGAAGGGTCCCTTCATCACCCAGCTCTATGGTACATTCCAGTCGGAGGATTACCTCTactttgccatggagtacctgagcgggggagacCTGTGTAAACTTATAGATGATGCTGATGTTCCCTTTGACATTACAACCCTAAG ACTATTTGCTGCACAGATGGtcatcggcctggagtacatccactccaagggtatAATCCACcgagacatcaagccggaaaacatccttCTGGACGGAGTCGGGAAAATAAAGATCGCTGACTTCGGTCTGGCAGCACAAAATGTCTTTGGAAATGCCATGACTAAAGGATGTAAGGGGACCTTGTtctatatggccccggaggtgttcctagagatggactacaACCACACAGTAGATTACTTCTCTATGGGAATCGTGCTCTTTATCATGGCGTCCTTCAGGTACCCATTCCTGAAGAATGAGGAGGATAGGTTTGATTTTGACCTCAGATCCTCCATTTGCTGCACATCTCCAGACTATACAGCGGAGATGGACATCATGCTGAAAGACTTCTTGAAGAAGCTACTGTGCAAGAGCCAGATAAGGCGTGAAAAACTGgtgaaaaacctgagggaagagccgCTCTTCATCCAGATAGACTGGAAGGACGTGGAGTCCGGAGAGGCACGGCCCCCATTCCATGTGGAACCACCACAGGAAAAACCGAGAGACACACTGACTGTGTTTGAGATCACCTATTCTGAGGCAAAGAGGAAGCCCAGATTGCGAGCTGAGCAGCAACAGCTCTTTAAGTCGTTCTCGTTTGCCAGTGAGGGGTGGTGA